In a single window of the Deltaproteobacteria bacterium genome:
- a CDS encoding DUF2284 domain-containing protein, which translates to MEKKIQKIRLDQGEAELYQNLEKYRKKALELGASQAVIVSREEIPVDERVTLKCQVPRCFGYGTSVHCPPHTLKPAQLREYLKKYKWAVFFIKEIPPRVIVRDKSTIKERVKAFQEVFKIVTEIESMAFYDGNYLAFGFAAGSCRHTFCALEKSCQALEGRRCKFSLRARPSMEAVGIDVYKMVASQGWDIYPIGSNARPEDIPKGNLAGIVIVY; encoded by the coding sequence ATGGAGAAAAAGATACAGAAAATCAGGCTGGATCAGGGTGAGGCCGAGCTTTACCAGAACCTTGAAAAATATCGAAAAAAGGCCCTTGAATTAGGAGCGAGCCAGGCGGTTATCGTGAGCCGGGAGGAGATACCGGTGGACGAGCGCGTTACCCTGAAATGTCAGGTACCCAGATGTTTCGGATACGGCACGAGCGTTCACTGCCCTCCCCATACCCTGAAACCGGCCCAGCTCAGAGAATACCTGAAAAAATACAAGTGGGCCGTATTCTTTATTAAAGAGATTCCTCCCCGCGTCATTGTCAGAGACAAAAGCACTATCAAGGAGCGGGTAAAGGCCTTCCAGGAAGTTTTCAAGATCGTCACCGAGATCGAATCCATGGCCTTTTATGATGGTAATTATCTGGCCTTCGGCTTTGCGGCCGGATCATGCCGGCACACCTTTTGCGCCTTGGAAAAAAGCTGCCAGGCCCTGGAAGGACGGAGATGCAAGTTTTCTTTAAGAGCCAGGCCCTCCATGGAAGCGGTTGGTATTGACGTTTACAAAATGGTCGCGTCCCAGGGATGGGACATCTATCCCATTGGAAGCAATGCCAGACCGGAAGACATTCCAAAAGGGAACCTGGCCGGGATCGTTATCGTGTATTGA